The DNA region AACTGTCGGGACAGCGGTTTTCCGCTTCGATTCCACACGCTTTAGGGTGGCCTAAAATCCAAAGCGTTTAACTAGGGATTAGGCGAGCCTAAAACCATGGTCGAAAACAGTCAGTCGAGTCGTAGAACGTTTCTGAAATACGGGGGGACGGTCGCAGGTAGTGCAGTTCTCGCGGGCTGCGTCGGCGGTGTCGGCGACGAGTCGGATTCGAGTGGTGGGTCCACCGACGACGCCGTCGGAGCCTCGAACGGCTCCGAGGATGGGTCGAATGGTGGTTCCGACGGTGACCCCTACGCCGTCTCGATGGAACCGACAGGAGAAGTGACGTTCGAGTCGGTCCCCGAGCGGTGGGTGTCCTACAAGTCCGGCTACGGCGACATGGGCGTCGCGCTCGGCGTCGGCGACGGGATGGTCGGAACCGACATCGAGTACGGTTCCTTCGACGTTCTGAGCCGCCGGTTCTACGACCAACTGCCGGGCTTCGAGTTCGGTCTCGACGGCGTCACCGACATCAGGGGCGGCGGCGAGAACGTCGACAAGGAGGTGTTCTACGAGATGGACGCCGACGTCCACCTGATGGATCCGAACCTCCCGAAGGTGTACTTCGAGTGGGACGACGCCGACACCGAGGAGATAGCCGAGAACGTCGCCCCCTTCGTCGGGAACTTCAACCGTCGCAAGCGCGACGACTCGTGGGGCGAGTCCTACCAGTTCTACACGCTGTACGAGGCGTTCGAGAAGGTGGCGCAGGTGTTCCAACGCGAGGAGCGCTACGAGGCGTTCGCGGAGTTGCACGACGAGGTGCAGGCCGAAATCGCCGACGCGCTCCCGCCGGAGAACGAGCGTCCGAGCATCGGCCTTCTGAACGGCGGATCGGACCCCGCGAACGGCGAGCTGTACGTAATGGACCCGACGGCGAAGGGGTACGAGATGAAGCAGTACCGCGACCTCGGCATCCGAAACGCCTTCGAGGGGGCCGAGACCGGCGAACACGGACTCGTCGACTACGAGACGGCCCTGGAGTACGACCCCGAAATCATCGTCTTCCACTGGGGCGTGACGTACGAGGCCGACGAGTTCGCCGAGCAGTTCGTCGAACCCATGCGGAACCACGAGGTGGGGAGGGAACTGACCGCGGTGAAGGAGGGGAACCTCTACCCCGGTGGCACCGCCGAACAGGGGCCGCTCATCAATCTGTTCCAGACGGAGATGCTCGCCCAGCAGCAGTACCCCGAGACGTTCGGCGAGTTCCCCGGACTCGGCGAGGAACCGGAGGAGACGCTGTTCGACCGCCAGCGCGTCGCCGACATCGTCGCCGGCGAGTTCTGACGCCGATAGCGAATCGAAACCGACGAGGCTTCACCGCACTCCGAACTACGAGAGACCATGAGCGGACCATCGAACCCGGACGGAGGAACGGAGACGGACGAAACGGCCGATATCGAGAACACCATCGACACCCGCCGCCACGACGTGCTCGTCGTCGGCGGCGGCGTCGCCGGACTGAGCGCGGCGACGTTCACTGCGCGTGCCGGACTCGATACTGTCGTCGTCGACGACGGCAACTCGATAGTCAAGCGGAACGCGCATCTGGAGAACGTCCCCGGATTCCCGGCGGGCGTCAACTCCCGACTGTTCTGCGAGATGCAGCGCGGACAGGCCCGGCGAAGCGGCTCTACGTTCGTCGACGGTCGAGTGACTGGACTTCGACGCGTCGACGACGGGTTCCGTGCGACCGTCGACGGCGACGACGATGTTGGGGAACTCGAATCGAGGTACGTCGTCGCCGCCTCGTGGAGCGACACCGGTTATCTCGACGGCCTCGGGGTCGACCTACGAGTCGCGGGAAGCAAGACGTACATCGGCGACGACGGCCTTGGGCGGACGAACGTCGAGGGACTGTACGCCGCCGGACGGCTGACCGAGCGCTATCACCAGGCGGTCGTCGCCGCAGGTCACGGCGCACAGACGGCGATTACGCTGGTCCACGACTCGGAGACGCCGTTCTACAACGACTGGGTCGCTCCGGAGGGCTACTTCACCGACCGTGGTCGGGAGGTGCCGCCGGGCTGTGAGGAGATAGACGAGGCCGAACGACGCCGGCGTGAGGCCGAGTCGCTGGAGACGATGCAGACGTTCTTCGCCGAACCGCATCCGGAATCACAGCGGACGCATCCGAGTCTCGTCGACGAGTAAAGTGCGGCAGACCTTGTCAGCGAAGAAGAACGTACAGCAGATCTGATCGGCGAAGAAGATCGATTGGAACCGCGTCGACGAGTATCCGAGCGGGCGTTCGGAGCCACGTAACCCTCCCACACCAGTTTGCAAATGTTCGTGACGGCGAGAGAGGGGGTGGTCTCGCTGCCGAACGGACGAAGAACCCTCATTTCGATATAAAGGAGACGTATCGTCGACCGAACCACACCAGTTTGCAAATGTTCGGGGTCGTCTACGTCCGTCCGTTTTGCGAGAAAACTCTATACTACACTACACTAGTTTAGAAAGATATAATCATAAGAAAGAGATCTCGTCCGGAGACTCACGATAACACGTCCCACGGCAAGTGTTAGCATCGGGCTTCTCATCGGTCGCGGGTCGTGCTCTCGCCCGAGACCTCCGACCTCGACTCGCGCTCACGCCCCCACCCCCTCTCGCAGACGGAACATTTGCAAACTGGTGTGAGAGAGTGGGCAGCTACGCCGTCCGACCGCCGTCGCAAGTTCCGAGACGTCCGAGAACACTTGAAAACCGCTCTCCCCCGATTCGAGCCCGACCGTTCGACGGCTGTCGAACGGACTCAACAGTTGAGTTCGTCGCCGGAGTTCGATGGTCGAGTTCGACGGGCTCGGCCGTCGACAAGCGTTCTCTACTCGAGTCAGCTCGCGACGATGGTCGGCCGAAAGCGGCTAGCACTTGAAACACGTGAAGCATTTGCAAAGCACTAAGTGGTGGCACCCGGCAGGCACGAATACTCCATGGCACCGGACTCTATCTTCGAAGACGAGGCCGAGGTGTTCCGCGACATCGAGGTTCTCGAAGAGGACTACACGCCCGACACCATCCTCTGTCGCGACGAGGTGATGACGGAGTACATCAACGTCCTCAAGCCCATCTACAAGGGTCGACCGCCCCAGAACGCGTTCCTCTACGGCGACACCGGTGTCGGCAAGACCGCCGTGACCAACCACCTCACGACGCAGTTGGAAGACGACATCCGACAGAAGAACGAGGATATCGAGCGAAAGCACGAACGAACGCAGGACGCGGACGACGCCGACGAGGCGAACGCCGCCGTCGACGGCGAGACTACCGACGCTGCCAACGCCGTCGATGCCGCCGATTCGACTGCCCCCGTCGACCTCACCATCGTCAAGGTGAACTGCCAGAACCTCACCTCCACCGGCGAGCGGACCTCCTCCTACCAGGTCGCCATCGCGCTGGTCAACGAACTCCGCCCGCCGAAGGACATGATCGCCTCCACCGGCTACGCCCCGCAAGCCGTCTACTCGATGCTGTACGAGGAGATGGACGCCCTCGGCGGCACGGTGTTGGTCATCCTCGACGAGGTCGACCGCATCGGTGCCGACGACACCATCCTCTACGAACTCCCCCGCGCACGGGCGAACGAGAAGGTCGAAAACGCCCGAATCGGCCTCATCGGAATCTCGAACGATTACACGTTCCGGTCGAACCTCTCGCCGAAGGTCAAGGACACGCTCTGTGAGACCGAAATCAAGTTCCCGGCCTACAACGCGATGCAACTACGCGAGATTCTGCGCGACCGCGCCTCCCGCGCGCTCTACGACGAGACGTACGGCGACGACGTCATCGCACTCTGCGCGGCGCTCGCCACCCGTGAATCCTCCGGGAGCGCCCGAAAAGCCATCAATCTCCTGCGCCGCGCGGGCGAAATCGCCGAGAACGACGGCCGGACGTCCATCCTCGAAGCCAACGTCCACGAGGCGAAAGACGATCTGGAGTACGGCGACATGGTCGACTCCATCACCGACCAGGACGCGCACAAGCGCTACGTGCTCGCCGCCGTCGCCCACCTCTCGAAGGCCGACGCGACGCCCGCGCGCGTGAAGGAGGTCCACCGCGCGTACCGCGCCGTCGCCGAGAGCTACGCCGCGGACCCGCTGAGTCAGCGCGGGATGTATAACCACCTGACGAAACTGGCGATGCTCGGCTTCCTCACTTCCCACGACAACAACGAGGGTATCAAAGGCGGCCAGTACTACGAGTTCGAGTTCTCCGACGAGGTCGACCGCTCGAAAGTCCGCGAGGCGTTCGAGTCGATGGGGCACTCCTGGCACGACGTGCGAATTCACGATTCGTAGCCCCTGAAACGGGGGAGCATTTGTAAACCGGTGTCCCTCGCCCACCGAAACACGTTTATCCGGTTACGTAACTGGACCTCTCGACCGGTTCTGGACGTGTCGTTCACCGGGAGCATTTGCAAACCGGTGTAGTCGCCGGGTCGCGTCGAGTCGCGTCGAGTCGCGTCGAACCACATCGAACCACACCGAACCACACCGCACACATCGAACGCATCGAACCAGACCGAACCGGACCGAATCGAGACGCCGACCGTTCGTGCCAGCGAGGGGTCACCTGTCGTGAACCGCACAGGACTATGTACCGCCGCCCCCGACTCCCCGGTAGATGCTTCAGGGAGTCAACGTCGCGCTGGGGGTGTCGGGCAGCATCGCCGCGGTCAAAGTCGTCGAACTCGCCCACGAACTCCGGCGACAGGGTGCGAGCGTCCGCGCCGTAATGACCGACAGCGCCCGCGGCATCCTCCACCCGTGGGCCGTCGAGTTCGCCACCGAGAACTCCGTCGTCACCGAGATCACGGGCCGCGTCGAACACGTCGAACTCTGCGGCCGCGAGGGCTGGGCGGACGTGCTGCTGCTCGCGCCCGCGACGGCGAACACGGTCGGGAAAATCGCTGCCGCCGTCGACGACACGCCGGTGACGACCTGCGCGACCACCGCCCTCGGCGCTGGGATGCCCGTCGTCGTCGCGCCTGCGATGCACGAACCGATGTACGATCACCCCGGCGTGCTCGACGCCATCGAGCGTGTCGAGTCGTGGGGGGTCTCCTTCGTCGACCCGCGAATAGAGGAGGGGAAAGCCAAGATAGCCACCGAGGAGGCCATCGTCACCGACGTCGCGCGCGTGACAACTGAGCAGTCGCTGTCGGGAACTCACGTCGTCGTCACCAGCGGCGCGACGAGCGAGCGAATCGACCCGATTCGCCTGTTGACCAACCGCGCGTCCGGGCGGACCGGCCGCGAAGTCGCCCGCGCCTGCTACGTCCGCGGCGCCGACGTGACGCTCGTCCACGACGGGCCCGACGTGTTCTATGCCGCCGTCGAACGCGTCGAGAGCGCCGCCGAGATGCTCGATGCGGTCGAAGCCGCCTGCGCCGGTGACACCGACGGAAACGGTGGCGACGGCGACGATGAGAGCGCTGCGGACGCCCTCGTCTCCGCCGCCGCCATCTCCGATTTCACCGTCGACGCCGCAGCGGAGAAGATCCGATCCGGTGAGGCGCGAACCCTCGAGCTGACGCCGACGCCGAAGCTCGTCGACACCGTCCGCGACGCCCACCCGAACCTCCCCATCGTCGGATTCAAAGCCGAGACGAGCGGCGACGACGAGTCGATGGTCGACGAAGCCACGCGTATCCTCGACCGAGCGTCGCTGTCGTTCGTCGTCGCCAACGACGCGAGCGTAATGGGAGAGTCGACGACGCGGGCACTGTTCGTCCGAGAGGACGGCGTCGTCGGTGAGTACGTGGGTGACAAAACCGGTCTCGGCGGGCGGGTCGCCGACGAACTCGCGGCCGAACTCGACGAAAACTGAGCTTCTCTCGCTCCGCATTCAGTATCTCCGACGACCTGATACATCCCTCGAACGCG from Haloprofundus halobius includes:
- a CDS encoding ABC transporter substrate-binding protein — encoded protein: MVENSQSSRRTFLKYGGTVAGSAVLAGCVGGVGDESDSSGGSTDDAVGASNGSEDGSNGGSDGDPYAVSMEPTGEVTFESVPERWVSYKSGYGDMGVALGVGDGMVGTDIEYGSFDVLSRRFYDQLPGFEFGLDGVTDIRGGGENVDKEVFYEMDADVHLMDPNLPKVYFEWDDADTEEIAENVAPFVGNFNRRKRDDSWGESYQFYTLYEAFEKVAQVFQREERYEAFAELHDEVQAEIADALPPENERPSIGLLNGGSDPANGELYVMDPTAKGYEMKQYRDLGIRNAFEGAETGEHGLVDYETALEYDPEIIVFHWGVTYEADEFAEQFVEPMRNHEVGRELTAVKEGNLYPGGTAEQGPLINLFQTEMLAQQQYPETFGEFPGLGEEPEETLFDRQRVADIVAGEF
- a CDS encoding FAD-dependent oxidoreductase is translated as MSGPSNPDGGTETDETADIENTIDTRRHDVLVVGGGVAGLSAATFTARAGLDTVVVDDGNSIVKRNAHLENVPGFPAGVNSRLFCEMQRGQARRSGSTFVDGRVTGLRRVDDGFRATVDGDDDVGELESRYVVAASWSDTGYLDGLGVDLRVAGSKTYIGDDGLGRTNVEGLYAAGRLTERYHQAVVAAGHGAQTAITLVHDSETPFYNDWVAPEGYFTDRGREVPPGCEEIDEAERRRREAESLETMQTFFAEPHPESQRTHPSLVDE
- a CDS encoding Cdc6/Cdc18 family protein, yielding MAPDSIFEDEAEVFRDIEVLEEDYTPDTILCRDEVMTEYINVLKPIYKGRPPQNAFLYGDTGVGKTAVTNHLTTQLEDDIRQKNEDIERKHERTQDADDADEANAAVDGETTDAANAVDAADSTAPVDLTIVKVNCQNLTSTGERTSSYQVAIALVNELRPPKDMIASTGYAPQAVYSMLYEEMDALGGTVLVILDEVDRIGADDTILYELPRARANEKVENARIGLIGISNDYTFRSNLSPKVKDTLCETEIKFPAYNAMQLREILRDRASRALYDETYGDDVIALCAALATRESSGSARKAINLLRRAGEIAENDGRTSILEANVHEAKDDLEYGDMVDSITDQDAHKRYVLAAVAHLSKADATPARVKEVHRAYRAVAESYAADPLSQRGMYNHLTKLAMLGFLTSHDNNEGIKGGQYYEFEFSDEVDRSKVREAFESMGHSWHDVRIHDS
- the coaBC gene encoding bifunctional phosphopantothenoylcysteine decarboxylase/phosphopantothenate--cysteine ligase CoaBC, with the protein product MLQGVNVALGVSGSIAAVKVVELAHELRRQGASVRAVMTDSARGILHPWAVEFATENSVVTEITGRVEHVELCGREGWADVLLLAPATANTVGKIAAAVDDTPVTTCATTALGAGMPVVVAPAMHEPMYDHPGVLDAIERVESWGVSFVDPRIEEGKAKIATEEAIVTDVARVTTEQSLSGTHVVVTSGATSERIDPIRLLTNRASGRTGREVARACYVRGADVTLVHDGPDVFYAAVERVESAAEMLDAVEAACAGDTDGNGGDGDDESAADALVSAAAISDFTVDAAAEKIRSGEARTLELTPTPKLVDTVRDAHPNLPIVGFKAETSGDDESMVDEATRILDRASLSFVVANDASVMGESTTRALFVREDGVVGEYVGDKTGLGGRVADELAAELDEN